A single window of Thalassomonas viridans DNA harbors:
- a CDS encoding S41 family peptidase: MKKAISLLGLSALLLATTMFLTKESRKEFSAAQAWQEFEQVFNSDYAYMETSGVDADKLLAQYKTKALQSENESEFIDVIQILLRYFRDPHLTIGPMNEQDYSVTPTGSDIWAKTEQGKYYIEDLKGGGAAAEAGMKIDSEILAIDGLTLDQTIARVFGGELLALSEKQKLWAVNIALGGLRYQPRTVTVRENQQERVYKLAASYDAVNRISSGPVISFNWQGDIGYIRFNNSLGKSETVAAFKEALNQLLDTSALILDLRDTPSGGNTGVAEPVLGHFVREKTVYQLYQRQQDGIPFHQAEMEKAYVEPNTPFYDKPFIVLAGRWTGSMGEGMTIGLDALGAKAVIGAPTADLLGGIKNIQLEYSNAILDLGFERMFHVNGSYREDFLANIVTIPADHDSNGEDPALNKALEYLSKNTANQKLTSLTNTQ, encoded by the coding sequence ATGAAAAAAGCAATTTCCCTTCTGGGCCTCTCGGCCCTGCTCCTGGCAACCACTATGTTCCTGACAAAAGAGTCCCGAAAAGAATTCAGTGCCGCACAAGCCTGGCAAGAGTTCGAACAGGTATTCAACAGCGATTATGCCTATATGGAAACATCCGGGGTCGATGCTGACAAACTGTTGGCGCAGTACAAAACAAAAGCCCTGCAGAGCGAAAATGAAAGCGAATTTATCGATGTTATTCAAATCCTGCTGCGTTACTTTCGCGACCCCCATTTGACCATAGGCCCGATGAATGAACAGGATTACAGCGTAACCCCGACAGGTTCGGATATCTGGGCCAAAACTGAACAGGGAAAATATTATATCGAAGATCTTAAAGGCGGCGGCGCAGCTGCTGAAGCAGGCATGAAGATCGACAGCGAAATTCTCGCCATTGACGGCCTCACCCTAGATCAGACCATCGCCCGGGTGTTTGGCGGTGAGCTGCTGGCCCTTTCCGAAAAACAAAAACTCTGGGCCGTGAATATTGCCCTGGGTGGACTGAGATACCAGCCGAGAACCGTTACCGTCAGGGAGAATCAGCAAGAACGGGTTTATAAGCTCGCCGCCAGTTATGATGCGGTCAACCGCATCAGTTCCGGCCCGGTTATCTCTTTTAACTGGCAAGGGGATATAGGCTATATACGCTTTAATAACTCCCTCGGCAAATCAGAAACTGTGGCCGCCTTTAAAGAGGCACTCAACCAGCTGCTGGATACTTCGGCTTTGATCCTGGATTTAAGGGATACCCCCAGCGGCGGCAATACCGGTGTTGCCGAGCCTGTACTGGGCCACTTTGTCAGGGAAAAGACCGTTTATCAGTTATACCAGCGCCAACAGGACGGCATTCCCTTCCACCAGGCGGAAATGGAAAAAGCCTATGTTGAGCCCAACACACCTTTTTATGATAAGCCGTTTATCGTGTTAGCGGGCCGTTGGACCGGCAGCATGGGAGAAGGCATGACCATAGGGCTGGATGCACTGGGAGCAAAAGCGGTTATCGGCGCGCCGACAGCGGACTTGCTCGGCGGCATTAAAAATATCCAGCTGGAGTACAGCAATGCCATACTAGACCTGGGTTTCGAGCGCATGTTCCATGTTAACGGCAGCTACCGCGAAGACTTTCTCGCCAATATAGTTACCATTCCTGCAGATCATGATTCAAACGGGGAAGATCCGGCCTTAAATAAAGCCCTGGAATACCTCAGTAAAAATACCGCCAACCAGAAATTAACTTCACTGACCAACACTCAGTAG
- a CDS encoding AsmA family protein: protein MNKLASIAIIILLFCGGALWYFASGSLNLFIKEQIEQQGSAYTGQQVSVGQVDIKLTQGAGSISGLSLANPATYQQKNAFSMENVTLDINVKSLTEEPIIIDEIAIIAPQAFVEVSKTGSSNFNEILDELERNLPKSEQAPQPAGEEPAQNKQEPKIRVEKIVVSGVALTLDLSQLGNKAHQVTLPEINLTKVGGEQGLPANQLGGEIIKQVLKKISKAAKEEQKQKIKDKITDKIKDKLSDLFK from the coding sequence GTGAACAAACTAGCAAGCATAGCAATTATCATTTTATTATTTTGTGGCGGCGCGCTCTGGTATTTTGCCAGCGGCTCCCTCAACCTTTTTATCAAGGAGCAGATAGAGCAGCAGGGCTCGGCTTATACCGGACAGCAGGTTAGCGTCGGCCAGGTGGATATCAAGCTGACCCAGGGGGCAGGCAGCATCAGCGGCCTTAGCCTGGCAAATCCGGCAACCTACCAGCAAAAAAATGCCTTTTCCATGGAAAATGTCACCTTAGATATCAATGTCAAAAGCCTGACCGAAGAGCCGATTATTATCGATGAAATCGCCATCATAGCCCCGCAAGCCTTTGTGGAAGTATCAAAAACCGGCAGTTCCAACTTTAATGAAATTTTAGATGAGCTTGAACGTAACCTGCCAAAGTCGGAACAAGCCCCGCAACCAGCAGGTGAAGAACCGGCACAGAACAAACAAGAGCCTAAGATCCGGGTAGAAAAAATTGTCGTTTCCGGAGTAGCCCTGACCTTAGATCTGAGCCAGCTGGGCAATAAAGCCCACCAGGTCACTTTACCGGAAATTAACCTGACCAAAGTCGGCGGCGAACAGGGCTTGCCGGCAAACCAGCTGGGTGGCGAAATCATCAAACAGGTACTGAAAAAGATCAGTAAGGCTGCAAAAGAAGAGCAAAAACAAAAAATTAAGGACAAGATCACAGATAAGATAAAAGACAAACTCTCGGATTTGTTTAAGTAA
- a CDS encoding phosphate ABC transporter substrate-binding protein — protein sequence MEKIHPLKSKPALFIGLLLACLFISNIAFAEIAVIVHPDNSASLDKKAIKKIFMGKKKKYDNGNVILPMNASKGAASRDSFNKLAIGRTTAQVNAYWSKLVFTGKGTMPRELTSDAEIIATVSANKDAISYVDASAVTDAVKVIATY from the coding sequence ATGGAGAAAATCCACCCCCTAAAAAGTAAACCGGCACTGTTCATAGGACTGCTCCTTGCCTGTTTATTTATCAGCAATATCGCCTTTGCTGAAATAGCCGTGATCGTTCACCCGGATAACAGTGCGTCACTGGATAAAAAAGCCATCAAAAAAATATTCATGGGTAAGAAAAAAAAATATGACAACGGCAATGTCATCTTACCTATGAATGCCAGCAAAGGCGCAGCTTCACGGGATAGCTTTAACAAACTGGCAATCGGCCGTACCACGGCCCAGGTCAATGCTTACTGGTCAAAACTCGTCTTTACCGGCAAAGGAACTATGCCCAGGGAGCTGACCTCAGACGCAGAAATTATTGCCACGGTTTCCGCCAACAAAGACGCCATCAGCTATGTTGATGCGTCGGCCGTTACCGATGCCGTTAAAGTTATCGCCACCTATTAG
- a CDS encoding ExbD/TolR family protein, with product MRRRKKRSQPEPEAKVDVTSLLDIIFIMLIFFIVTTSFVKESGFLVKKAGTNKATQKEATSIMIHIDQHGIVYFNNKAVDIIRLPARIEYYIANNPTEHILVRPHAETSHQKVVEVLDQISPFKRLKISIGIYKP from the coding sequence ATGCGCCGCAGAAAAAAAAGATCACAGCCAGAACCGGAAGCCAAGGTAGATGTTACCTCTTTGCTGGACATCATCTTTATTATGCTGATCTTTTTTATTGTCACTACCTCATTCGTGAAAGAAAGCGGTTTTTTGGTAAAAAAAGCCGGTACGAATAAAGCGACCCAGAAAGAAGCAACCAGCATCATGATCCATATAGATCAGCACGGCATCGTATATTTTAACAATAAAGCCGTCGATATCATCCGCCTGCCCGCACGGATAGAGTACTACATCGCCAACAATCCCACCGAGCATATCCTGGTCAGGCCCCATGCCGAAACCAGCCACCAGAAAGTGGTGGAAGTGCTGGATCAAATCAGTCCCTTTAAACGCCTGAAAATCTCCATAGGTATTTATAAGCCTTAA
- a CDS encoding porin has product MKLFKVLTMLIATIILPHSALADVAFSGYGSIVAGKTFGRIDDPLNPGQKRDEILTADFYDVGQYDNDIKFTPESVFALQALVDLGHDLKFTAQLVAKGTDDFEPEFDWYYLTYQVNDSWSVMAGRRNIPMYYYSEFSEVGYAYPWMRPPSNLYWWQITQFNGFHANYDFELGDYSNNLTFFYGNENSYDNKEMLFYDELFGGNARSVDEFWSDILGFNWNITGDNFEVRFVYFQNDRDRTTTAQDGTETDSVPFDQQFLGFGGYVNFNQFSFLFDWNHVEYDDDVGTEYPTYLVSLVYNIGDFQPYITYSKADHERTKTAAATKDLEEHYILGYGVRYNFHPSAAFKIQFDKFEEQGEASTGWAYHGDSRTLTLGIDFIF; this is encoded by the coding sequence ATGAAACTATTTAAAGTCTTAACTATGTTGATTGCTACTATCATTTTGCCTCACTCTGCCCTGGCGGATGTGGCATTTAGTGGCTACGGTTCAATTGTTGCGGGGAAAACCTTCGGTAGAATCGATGACCCGCTAAACCCCGGCCAAAAACGGGATGAAATACTCACCGCAGATTTCTACGACGTCGGCCAGTATGATAACGACATAAAATTCACCCCGGAAAGCGTTTTTGCCTTACAGGCCCTGGTTGATTTAGGCCATGATCTAAAATTTACTGCCCAACTGGTTGCCAAAGGTACAGATGATTTTGAACCTGAATTTGACTGGTACTATCTCACCTATCAAGTCAATGACAGTTGGTCGGTTATGGCCGGACGGCGCAATATTCCCATGTATTATTATTCCGAGTTTTCGGAAGTCGGCTACGCCTATCCCTGGATGCGGCCGCCATCCAATCTTTACTGGTGGCAAATCACGCAATTCAACGGTTTCCATGCCAACTATGATTTTGAACTGGGAGATTATTCCAACAACCTGACCTTTTTTTACGGCAATGAAAACTCCTACGACAACAAAGAAATGCTTTTTTACGACGAGCTCTTTGGCGGTAACGCGCGTTCTGTAGATGAATTCTGGAGCGATATCTTAGGATTCAACTGGAATATTACCGGCGATAACTTTGAAGTCAGGTTTGTCTATTTCCAGAATGACAGAGACCGTACCACCACAGCCCAGGACGGCACTGAAACCGACAGCGTGCCTTTTGATCAGCAGTTTTTAGGTTTTGGCGGTTATGTCAATTTCAACCAGTTCAGCTTCCTGTTTGACTGGAACCATGTGGAATATGACGACGATGTAGGAACAGAGTATCCCACTTACCTGGTATCCCTGGTGTACAACATAGGCGACTTCCAGCCGTATATCACCTATTCAAAAGCCGATCACGAAAGGACAAAAACCGCTGCCGCCACCAAAGATCTGGAAGAGCACTATATTCTGGGCTACGGGGTACGTTATAACTTCCACCCCAGCGCCGCATTCAAAATACAGTTTGATAAGTTTGAAGAGCAGGGAGAGGCGTCAACAGGCTGGGCATATCACGGCGACTCCCGCACCCTTACTTTAGGCATAGACTTTATCTTTTAA